One Bosea sp. 685 DNA segment encodes these proteins:
- a CDS encoding addiction module antidote protein: MALETTRFDIQDHLKTQSEQTAYLEAALAEDDPSFIAIALGDIARARGVTKFAEEAGISRETIYKTFRAGGNPRLQTLAAATKVLGLRLTLVPA, from the coding sequence ATGGCGCTTGAAACCACTCGTTTCGACATTCAGGACCACCTGAAGACGCAAAGCGAACAGACTGCCTATCTCGAAGCCGCTCTCGCCGAAGATGACCCGAGCTTCATCGCGATCGCGCTCGGCGACATCGCGCGCGCGCGCGGAGTCACCAAATTCGCCGAGGAAGCCGGCATCAGCCGCGAGACGATCTACAAGACGTTCCGCGCGGGCGGGAATCCGCGTTTGCAGACGCTTGCCGCCGCGACAAAGGTCCTCGGCCTCAGATTGACCCTCGTTCCGGCCTGA
- a CDS encoding DNA-3-methyladenine glycosylase: MVSPTASQGHDAALLTILVSPMPFHQPAMNLITPNLITSNLITCNLITCEADLEEGMAALRALQPHWAGIIDKVGLPPLRRRPGGFAGLAAIIVSQQLSVASARAVWARVESVLAPLTPERILAASDEEMRLSGLSRPKQRTLRAVAAALVEGSLRFEALEAATPEAVHEHMTAVSGIGPWTADIYLLFCLGHRDGFAAGDLAIQEAARQAFDLPARPKAAELAALAEAWRPWRGVAARLLWAYYAALKKRDGINA; this comes from the coding sequence ATGGTTTCGCCGACAGCCAGCCAAGGCCACGACGCCGCGCTGCTGACAATCCTCGTCTCGCCCATGCCGTTCCATCAGCCCGCCATGAACCTGATTACCCCCAACCTGATCACCTCCAACTTGATCACCTGCAACCTGATCACCTGCGAAGCCGATCTCGAGGAAGGCATGGCGGCGCTGCGCGCGCTGCAGCCGCATTGGGCTGGGATCATCGACAAGGTCGGTCTGCCGCCGCTGCGCCGCCGCCCCGGCGGGTTCGCGGGGCTGGCGGCCATCATCGTCTCCCAGCAATTATCGGTGGCGAGCGCCCGCGCCGTCTGGGCCCGCGTCGAGAGCGTGCTTGCGCCCCTGACGCCGGAGCGCATCCTGGCCGCTAGCGACGAGGAGATGCGATTATCGGGCCTCTCGCGGCCCAAGCAGCGTACCTTGCGCGCGGTCGCCGCCGCGCTCGTCGAGGGTAGCTTGCGCTTCGAGGCGCTGGAGGCCGCCACGCCCGAGGCAGTGCATGAGCACATGACCGCCGTCTCCGGCATCGGCCCCTGGACGGCGGACATCTACCTCTTGTTCTGCCTTGGCCATCGCGACGGCTTCGCCGCCGGCGACCTCGCGATCCAGGAGGCTGCGCGGCAGGCCTTCGACCTGCCGGCCCGTCCGAAAGCAGCCGAGCTCGCGGCGCTCGCCGAAGCCTGGCGGCCATGGCGGGGCGTCGCGGCGCGATTGCTCTGGGCCTATTACGCCGCCTTGAAGAAGCGCGACGGCATCAACGCTTGA
- the purS gene encoding phosphoribosylformylglycinamidine synthase subunit PurS, translated as MKARVTVTLKTGVLDPQGKAIEGALKSLGIAGVDSVRQGKVFDIELAGQDAIAAEAALKIACEKLLANTVIENYRVEIGA; from the coding sequence ATGAAAGCCCGCGTCACCGTCACCCTCAAGACCGGCGTGCTCGATCCGCAGGGCAAGGCGATCGAGGGCGCGCTGAAATCGCTCGGCATCGCCGGCGTCGATTCAGTCCGCCAGGGCAAGGTCTTCGACATCGAGCTCGCCGGCCAGGATGCCATTGCTGCCGAAGCCGCGCTAAAGATCGCTTGCGAGAAATTGCTCGCGAACACCGTGATCGAGAACTACCGCGTCGAGATCGGCGCCTGA
- the ccmA gene encoding heme ABC exporter ATP-binding protein CcmA → MALNAENLACRRGGRLIFEGLSFRLGHGEAIALTGRNGAGKSSLIALLCGRLRPDAGTMRIEGAEDAPLAELSHLVGHRDGLKVTLTAQENLVFAQALLGEPGATPQDALSAVGLPHVAGLPVGYLSAGQRRRVALARLLVSRRPFWLLDEPMAALDAAAQAMLAGLMRDHLAQGGAILAATHGPLGLETARELRIGP, encoded by the coding sequence CTGGCCCTGAACGCTGAGAATCTCGCCTGCCGGCGGGGCGGCCGCTTGATTTTCGAGGGCTTGAGCTTCCGGCTCGGTCATGGTGAGGCGATCGCGCTGACCGGGCGCAATGGCGCCGGCAAATCGAGCCTGATCGCGCTGCTGTGCGGCCGGCTGCGGCCCGACGCCGGGACCATGCGAATCGAGGGAGCTGAGGATGCGCCGCTGGCCGAGCTCAGCCATCTCGTCGGTCACCGCGACGGGCTGAAGGTCACGCTGACGGCGCAGGAGAACCTCGTCTTCGCGCAAGCTCTGCTCGGTGAACCCGGCGCGACGCCGCAGGATGCGCTCTCGGCTGTCGGCCTGCCGCATGTCGCCGGCCTGCCGGTGGGCTATCTTTCGGCCGGGCAGCGCCGCCGTGTCGCCCTGGCGCGGCTTCTGGTGTCGCGGCGCCCGTTCTGGCTGCTCGACGAGCCGATGGCAGCGCTGGACGCTGCCGCGCAAGCGATGCTGGCCGGGCTGATGCGCGATCATCTCGCGCAGGGCGGTGCGATCCTGGCAGCGACGCATGGGCCGCTGGGCCTCGAAACCGCACGCGAATTGAGGATCGGGCCGTGA
- a CDS encoding HpcH/HpaI aldolase family protein, with product MSKPTVLSSLADRLAKGDKILSAWSSIPEPSVSGILAQEAFDAVTLDMQHGPITLGEVIRAIPLINAAGKPALARLPVGEFQNVSKLLDAGVSGVIAPMINTMEDARRFAAYSKYPPMGERSWGSYGALGTSGLDANSYFKAANGFSLSFAMIETREAIAILDDILALPGIDAVFVGPSDLSIALSGGALVDATIPEVDEAIRHIVARASAVNKPVAIYAQSAERAKDFFALGARMVTLMSDTALMRAGAQAAIKTIRG from the coding sequence ATGTCGAAGCCCACCGTGCTGTCCTCGCTCGCCGACCGTCTCGCCAAGGGCGACAAGATCCTCTCGGCCTGGTCGAGCATTCCTGAGCCGAGCGTCAGCGGCATTCTCGCGCAGGAGGCGTTCGACGCCGTCACGCTCGACATGCAGCACGGACCGATCACGCTGGGCGAGGTCATTCGCGCGATTCCGCTGATCAACGCCGCGGGCAAGCCGGCATTGGCGCGTCTTCCGGTCGGCGAGTTCCAGAACGTCTCGAAGCTGCTCGATGCCGGCGTTTCCGGCGTGATCGCGCCGATGATCAACACGATGGAGGATGCGCGCCGTTTCGCCGCCTATTCGAAGTATCCGCCGATGGGCGAGCGCAGCTGGGGCAGCTACGGCGCGCTCGGCACCTCCGGGCTCGACGCGAACAGCTATTTCAAGGCGGCCAACGGCTTCTCGCTCTCCTTTGCGATGATCGAGACGCGCGAGGCGATCGCCATTCTCGACGACATCCTGGCGCTGCCGGGCATCGACGCCGTCTTCGTCGGCCCTTCCGATCTTTCGATCGCGCTGTCGGGTGGCGCGTTGGTCGATGCGACGATTCCCGAGGTCGATGAAGCGATCCGCCACATCGTTGCGCGCGCATCCGCCGTCAACAAGCCGGTGGCGATCTATGCCCAGTCGGCGGAGCGGGCGAAGGATTTCTTCGCGCTCGGCGCCAGGATGGTGACGCTGATGAGCGATACCGCGCTGATGCGCGCCGGCGCCCAGGCGGCGATCAAGACGATCAGGGGCTGA
- the purQ gene encoding phosphoribosylformylglycinamidine synthase subunit PurQ, which yields MKAAVITFPGSNRDGDVAKALKQAGATVAHVWHADTALPAGTDLVVLPGGFSYGDYLRTGAIAGRANIMDATRAHAERGGYVLGICNGFQIVCEAGLLPGILMRNADLKFVCRRQHLTVERTDTPYANAYAKGQVIDVCIAHGEGNYIADTETLARLEGEGLVAFRYADAQGRITAAANPNGSQNNIAGIYSPKLNVLGLMPHPENLIDSLTGGIDGRGMFASLMSGKRAA from the coding sequence GTGAAAGCCGCCGTCATCACCTTTCCAGGCTCCAATCGCGATGGCGACGTCGCCAAGGCGCTGAAGCAGGCCGGCGCGACGGTCGCCCATGTCTGGCACGCCGATACGGCCCTGCCGGCAGGCACCGATCTCGTGGTGCTGCCCGGCGGCTTCTCCTATGGCGACTATCTGCGGACGGGCGCAATCGCCGGGCGCGCCAACATCATGGACGCGACCCGCGCCCATGCCGAGCGCGGCGGCTATGTGCTGGGCATCTGCAACGGCTTCCAGATCGTCTGCGAGGCCGGGCTCCTGCCGGGCATCCTGATGCGCAACGCCGACCTCAAATTCGTCTGCAGGCGCCAGCATCTGACGGTCGAACGCACCGATACGCCCTACGCCAACGCCTATGCCAAGGGTCAGGTCATCGATGTCTGCATCGCCCATGGCGAGGGCAACTACATTGCCGACACGGAGACCCTGGCGCGACTCGAAGGCGAAGGCCTCGTCGCCTTCCGCTATGCCGATGCGCAGGGCCGGATTACCGCCGCCGCCAATCCGAACGGCTCGCAGAACAATATCGCCGGCATCTATTCGCCCAAACTCAACGTGCTCGGCCTGATGCCGCATCCCGAGAACCTGATCGATTCGCTGACCGGCGGCATCGACGGGCGCGGCATGTTCGCAAGCCTGATGAGCGGCAAGCGCGCCGCCTGA
- the purC gene encoding phosphoribosylaminoimidazolesuccinocarboxamide synthase, giving the protein MDFLKPRYIPMNRRRRIYEGKAKVLYEGPEPGTLIQHFKDDATAFNAKKHEVIDGKGVLNNRISEHIFSNLNDIGVPTHFIRRLNMREQLIREVEIIPLEVVVRNVAAGSLSTRLGLEEGTQLPRSIIEFYYKNDALNDPMVSEEHITAFGWATPQEIDDIMALAIRVNDFLSGLFLGAGIRLVDFKMECGRLWEGEMMRIVVADEISPDSCRLWDIKSKDKMDKDRFRRDMGGLIEAYTEVARRLGILGENEKVGPAGPRLVQ; this is encoded by the coding sequence TTGGATTTCCTCAAGCCACGGTACATCCCAATGAATCGCCGCCGTCGCATCTACGAAGGCAAGGCGAAGGTCCTCTATGAAGGACCCGAGCCCGGTACGCTGATCCAGCATTTCAAGGACGACGCGACCGCCTTCAATGCCAAAAAGCATGAAGTGATCGACGGCAAAGGCGTGCTGAACAACCGGATTTCGGAGCACATCTTCTCCAATCTCAACGATATCGGCGTGCCCACGCATTTCATCCGCCGGCTGAACATGCGCGAGCAGCTCATCCGCGAGGTCGAGATCATTCCGCTCGAAGTCGTGGTGCGCAACGTCGCCGCCGGCTCGCTCTCCACCCGTCTCGGGCTGGAGGAAGGCACGCAACTGCCGCGCTCGATCATCGAGTTCTATTACAAGAACGACGCGCTGAACGACCCGATGGTCTCCGAAGAGCACATCACCGCCTTCGGCTGGGCGACGCCCCAGGAGATCGACGACATCATGGCGCTGGCCATCCGCGTCAACGACTTCCTGTCCGGCCTGTTCCTCGGCGCCGGCATCCGCCTCGTCGACTTCAAGATGGAGTGCGGCCGGCTCTGGGAAGGCGAGATGATGCGTATCGTCGTCGCCGACGAGATCAGCCCTGATTCCTGCCGGCTCTGGGACATCAAGTCGAAGGACAAGATGGACAAGGACCGCTTCCGTCGCGACATGGGCGGGCTGATCGAGGCCTATACCGAAGTCGCTCGTCGCCTCGGCATCCTCGGCGAGAACGAGAAGGTCGGACCGGCGGGCCCCCGGCTGGTGCAGTAA
- a CDS encoding N-acetyltransferase: MTRIAPQPAAVATIALRPATRDDVDAIMACERQPGYDDTVGRWSREEHLAALVEPSHRYIVALDSDRAVIGFVILQENAPAASAVLVRRIAVLSQGRGHGRALLDHALALIFDKLGAAKAWLRVWPHNARGIALYTKLGMREDGLSEVQRNGAPAVMTIMSIDAARYRDRKPRSETP; encoded by the coding sequence ATGACGAGAATCGCGCCCCAGCCGGCAGCGGTCGCGACCATCGCGCTTCGCCCCGCGACCCGTGACGACGTCGATGCGATCATGGCTTGCGAACGCCAGCCCGGCTACGACGACACCGTCGGGCGCTGGAGCCGCGAAGAGCATCTCGCGGCGCTGGTTGAGCCGAGCCATCGCTATATCGTTGCGCTCGATTCCGACCGCGCCGTCATAGGCTTCGTGATCTTGCAGGAGAACGCGCCCGCCGCCAGCGCCGTCTTGGTGCGCCGGATCGCGGTCCTGAGCCAGGGACGCGGCCATGGCCGCGCCCTGCTCGACCATGCGCTGGCGCTGATCTTCGACAAATTGGGCGCCGCGAAGGCCTGGTTGCGCGTTTGGCCGCATAATGCGCGCGGCATAGCCCTTTACACCAAGCTCGGCATGAGAGAGGACGGGCTGAGCGAGGTGCAACGCAATGGCGCCCCTGCCGTCATGACGATCATGTCGATCGATGCTGCGCGCTACCGCGATCGCAAGCCGAGGAGTGAGACCCCGTGA
- a CDS encoding heme ABC transporter permease gives MASLIDFANPTRFMRLSGALLPWMTGAATLLLALGFYLAWFVAPADYQQGETIRIMFVHVPAAWLALMFYTMMAVSGLGTLVWRHPLADVAQKAAAPIGACFALICLLTGAFWGKPMWGTYWVWDARLTSVLVLFLIYLGIIALWRALDDSARAGRAVAILTLVGFVNVPIIKFSVDWWNTLHQPASVFRAGGPTIHPSMLWPLLILALGFTLLGLGLHLVAMRAEIMRRRVRTLTILEAERLDRLAAQAVPA, from the coding sequence ATGGCCAGCCTGATCGATTTCGCGAATCCGACGCGCTTCATGCGCCTGTCGGGCGCGCTGTTGCCGTGGATGACCGGCGCGGCCACGCTGCTGCTCGCGCTCGGCTTCTATCTCGCCTGGTTCGTCGCTCCGGCCGATTACCAGCAGGGCGAGACCATCCGGATCATGTTCGTGCACGTCCCGGCCGCCTGGCTCGCGTTGATGTTCTACACGATGATGGCGGTCTCCGGTCTCGGCACATTGGTCTGGCGGCACCCCCTGGCGGATGTCGCCCAGAAGGCGGCGGCGCCGATCGGGGCGTGTTTCGCGCTGATCTGCCTGCTCACCGGCGCCTTCTGGGGCAAGCCGATGTGGGGCACCTATTGGGTCTGGGATGCACGGTTGACCTCGGTGCTCGTGCTGTTCCTGATCTATCTCGGCATCATCGCGCTCTGGCGCGCGCTCGACGATTCCGCCCGGGCCGGGCGGGCGGTGGCGATCCTGACGCTGGTCGGTTTCGTCAATGTGCCGATCATCAAATTCTCGGTCGACTGGTGGAACACGCTGCATCAGCCGGCTTCGGTGTTTCGCGCGGGCGGACCGACGATCCACCCCTCCATGCTGTGGCCCCTGCTGATCCTGGCGCTGGGGTTCACCTTGCTGGGCCTGGGCCTGCATCTCGTGGCGATGCGGGCCGAGATTATGCGCCGGCGGGTGCGCACGCTGACGATCCTGGAAGCCGAGCGGCTCGACCGGCTGGCGGCACAGGCGGTGCCGGCATGA
- the ccmD gene encoding heme exporter protein CcmD, producing MSGLGPHAGFILASYGAVILILGGLIAAILFDHRAQKRALAALEQRGAGRRPNKASS from the coding sequence ATGAGCGGTCTGGGCCCGCATGCCGGCTTCATCCTCGCCTCCTATGGCGCGGTCATCCTGATCCTTGGCGGCTTGATCGCGGCGATTCTCTTCGATCACAGGGCGCAGAAGCGCGCGCTCGCGGCGCTGGAGCAGCGCGGCGCAGGCCGCCGCCCGAACAAGGCGTCGTCATGA
- the ccmB gene encoding heme exporter protein CcmB, protein MSRAFLAILKRDLLLASRAGGGGELALVFFLTLVVLVPFALGPDLNLLSRIGPAILWLGALLSTLIGLDRLFQSDEEDGSLDLIRASALPLELAVLAKGLAHWLTTGLPLALAAPLLGLLVALPVEAMLPVAATLLVGTPALSFIGAAAAALTAGLRRGGLILPVLVAPLTIPVLIFGVSAANSALGGTIPFLTPFLILCALSLGSLVIGTVAAALALRQAD, encoded by the coding sequence GTGAGCCGCGCCTTCCTCGCCATCTTGAAGCGCGACCTCTTACTCGCCTCGCGCGCCGGCGGGGGTGGGGAGTTGGCGCTCGTCTTCTTCCTGACGCTGGTCGTGCTGGTGCCATTCGCGCTCGGGCCCGATCTCAACCTGCTGTCGCGGATCGGTCCGGCCATTCTCTGGCTGGGCGCGCTGCTTTCGACGCTGATCGGGCTCGACCGGCTGTTCCAGAGCGATGAGGAGGACGGCTCGCTCGATCTGATCCGCGCCTCGGCGCTACCGCTCGAACTCGCAGTGCTGGCCAAGGGGCTGGCGCATTGGCTGACGACCGGTCTGCCATTGGCGCTGGCCGCACCGTTGCTCGGCCTCCTGGTCGCGCTCCCAGTGGAGGCGATGCTGCCGGTCGCGGCGACCTTGCTGGTCGGAACCCCGGCGCTGAGCTTCATCGGCGCCGCGGCGGCGGCATTGACGGCCGGCTTGCGGCGTGGCGGTCTGATCCTGCCCGTCCTGGTCGCACCGCTGACGATTCCGGTGCTGATCTTCGGCGTCTCGGCCGCCAACAGCGCGTTGGGCGGCACAATTCCGTTCCTGACGCCGTTCCTGATCCTGTGCGCCTTGTCGCTGGGCTCGCTCGTGATCGGTACGGTCGCGGCGGCCCTGGCGCTGCGCCAGGCGGATTAG
- a CDS encoding DsbE family thiol:disulfide interchange protein gives MSELDIETAPRRRSPLVFLIPLILFGALALVFAVGLFSGDASKVPSALIGKPAPAITLSQLDGLQRDGQPVPAFAMADLAKGRATLVNVFASWCAPCRVEHPFLVAMAESPAVKAGKVALVGMNYKDEAENARRFLGALGNPYSAVGVDRSGRAAIEWGVYGVPETFLIGPDGRILEKHVGPLDAQTAGRLLTRAAAGK, from the coding sequence ATGAGCGAACTCGATATCGAAACGGCGCCACGCCGCCGCTCGCCACTGGTTTTCCTGATCCCGCTGATCCTGTTCGGCGCGCTGGCGCTGGTCTTCGCGGTCGGCCTGTTCTCGGGCGACGCCAGCAAGGTGCCCTCGGCCCTGATCGGAAAGCCTGCCCCGGCGATCACGCTGTCGCAGCTCGACGGGCTGCAGCGGGACGGGCAGCCCGTGCCGGCTTTCGCGATGGCGGATCTGGCGAAGGGCCGCGCCACACTCGTCAACGTCTTCGCCAGCTGGTGCGCGCCCTGCCGGGTCGAGCACCCCTTCCTGGTGGCCATGGCCGAATCGCCGGCGGTGAAGGCCGGCAAGGTCGCGCTGGTGGGCATGAACTACAAGGACGAGGCGGAGAACGCCCGGCGCTTCCTGGGCGCGCTCGGCAATCCCTATTCGGCTGTCGGCGTCGACCGGAGCGGGCGCGCGGCGATCGAATGGGGCGTCTATGGCGTGCCCGAGACCTTCCTGATCGGCCCGGACGGGCGGATCCTGGAAAAGCATGTCGGGCCGCTCGATGCCCAAACCGCCGGGCGCCTGTTGACGCGGGCGGCGGCTGGGAAGTAG
- a CDS encoding DUF1476 domain-containing protein, which yields MSTFDQRKDAFENKFAHDEELRFKATARRNKLLGLWAAEKLGKSGAEADVYAKAVVVADFEEAGDEDVVRKVKADFAAGAVTVGDAEIRQIMAELLVKAAEEIQAGR from the coding sequence ATGTCGACATTCGATCAGCGCAAGGACGCCTTCGAGAACAAATTCGCTCATGACGAGGAGTTGCGCTTCAAGGCGACGGCGCGGCGCAACAAGCTGCTCGGCCTCTGGGCTGCCGAAAAGCTGGGCAAGAGCGGCGCCGAGGCTGACGTCTATGCGAAGGCCGTCGTGGTGGCGGATTTCGAGGAGGCCGGTGACGAGGACGTCGTGCGCAAGGTCAAGGCCGATTTCGCGGCCGGGGCGGTGACGGTCGGCGATGCCGAGATTCGCCAGATCATGGCGGAGCTTCTGGTCAAGGCCGCCGAAGAGATCCAGGCCGGCCGCTAG
- a CDS encoding type II toxin-antitoxin system RelE/ParE family toxin produces MFELRQTHAFTQWINGLRDISARLRIVARLRRVEHGNFGDLKAVGEGVRELRIDHGPGYRVYFVQRGPDIVILLCGGDKRSQQADIAEAQRLAREV; encoded by the coding sequence GTGTTCGAGCTTCGCCAGACGCACGCTTTCACACAATGGATCAATGGCTTGCGGGACATCTCCGCGCGCTTGCGGATCGTTGCCCGGCTCCGCCGGGTAGAGCATGGCAATTTCGGCGATTTGAAAGCCGTCGGCGAAGGCGTGCGCGAACTCAGGATCGACCACGGCCCCGGATATCGCGTCTATTTCGTCCAACGCGGACCCGACATCGTGATCCTGCTCTGTGGAGGCGACAAGCGGTCCCAGCAGGCCGATATCGCAGAGGCCCAACGCTTGGCGAGGGAGGTGTGA
- the acnA gene encoding aconitate hydratase AcnA: MASLDSFKCRKTLTVGTKKYVYYSLKIAEKNGLPGISKLPFSMKVLLENLLRFEDGRSVTKADIEAFVGWLDDKGKAGKEIGFRPARVLMQDFTGVPAVVDLAAMRDGVKALGGDPKKINPLVPVDLVIDHSVIVDEFGSPKALKANVDLEYQRNGERYRFLKWGQLAFDNFRVVPPGTGICHQVNLEYLAQTVWTGKEKVKKGKKTETVEVAYPDTVVGTDSHTTMVNGLAVLGWGVGGIEAEAAMLGQPQSMLLPEVIGFKLTGKLKEGITATDLVLTVTQMLRKKGVVGKFVEFFGPGLYALTLADRATIANMGPEYGATCGFFPVDAETLNYLDTTSRKPARVALVEKYSKAQGLFATRATPDPVFTDTLELDLTTVMASMAGPKRPEGRADLGAIKAGFAAAMDTEYKKGVELARRVKVEGKNFDLGHGDVVIAAITSCTNTSNPSVLMAAGLLARNAVAKGLKVKPWVKTSLAPGSQVVAEYLAKAGLQKDLDKLGFNLVGFGCTTCIGNSGPLPTEISKTINEQGLIAAAVISGNRNFEGRVSPDVQANYLASPPLVVAYALAGTVQLDLTTEPLGMDKTGKPVFLKDIWPTNKEIQAFIAKNVTKAIFKAKYADVFKGDANWQKVKTPQSQTYAWEDASTYVQNPPYFEGISKTPKPVTEIIGARILGLFGDKITTDHISPAGSIKAASPAGKYLMEHGVEVADFNQYGTRRGNHEVMMRGTFANIRIRNHMMGPNGREGGYTIHYPSKEELPIYDAAMRYQQEKVPLVVFAGVEYGNGSSRDWAAKGTNLLGVKAVIAQSFERIHRSNLVGMGVVPFTLAEGTSWASLDLKGDESVTIKGLATVKPRQMLEAEITSADGKVKKVPILCRIDTLDEIDYFKNAGILQYVLRGIAA; this comes from the coding sequence ATGGCTTCGCTCGACTCCTTCAAATGCCGCAAAACCTTGACCGTCGGCACCAAGAAATACGTCTACTATTCCCTCAAGATCGCCGAGAAGAACGGCCTGCCCGGTATCTCGAAGCTGCCCTTCTCGATGAAGGTGCTGCTCGAGAACCTGCTGCGCTTCGAGGATGGCCGCTCGGTCACCAAGGCTGATATCGAGGCTTTCGTCGGCTGGCTCGACGACAAGGGCAAGGCCGGCAAGGAGATCGGCTTCCGCCCCGCCCGCGTGCTGATGCAGGACTTCACCGGCGTTCCCGCCGTGGTCGACCTCGCCGCGATGCGTGACGGCGTCAAGGCGCTCGGCGGCGACCCCAAGAAGATCAACCCGCTGGTCCCAGTCGATCTGGTCATCGACCATTCCGTCATCGTCGACGAATTCGGCTCGCCCAAGGCGCTTAAAGCCAACGTCGACCTCGAATATCAGCGCAATGGCGAGCGCTACCGCTTCCTGAAATGGGGCCAGCTCGCCTTCGACAATTTCCGCGTCGTCCCGCCCGGCACCGGCATCTGCCACCAAGTCAATCTCGAATACCTCGCCCAGACCGTCTGGACGGGCAAGGAGAAGGTGAAGAAGGGCAAGAAGACCGAGACCGTCGAGGTCGCCTATCCCGATACCGTGGTCGGCACCGATTCGCACACCACCATGGTCAACGGCCTGGCCGTGCTCGGCTGGGGCGTCGGCGGCATCGAGGCCGAAGCCGCCATGCTCGGCCAGCCGCAGTCGATGCTGCTGCCCGAGGTCATCGGCTTCAAGCTCACCGGCAAGCTCAAGGAAGGCATCACCGCGACCGACCTCGTGCTAACCGTCACCCAGATGCTGCGCAAGAAGGGCGTCGTCGGCAAATTCGTCGAGTTCTTCGGGCCCGGCCTCTATGCGCTGACGCTCGCCGACCGCGCGACCATCGCCAATATGGGCCCTGAATACGGCGCCACCTGCGGCTTCTTCCCGGTGGACGCCGAGACCCTGAACTATCTCGACACCACCAGCCGCAAGCCGGCCCGCGTCGCTCTCGTCGAGAAATATTCGAAGGCGCAAGGCTTGTTCGCCACCCGCGCCACGCCCGACCCGGTCTTCACCGACACGCTCGAGCTCGACCTGACCACGGTCATGGCCTCAATGGCCGGCCCCAAGCGCCCCGAAGGCCGCGCCGATCTCGGCGCGATCAAGGCCGGCTTCGCCGCCGCGATGGACACCGAATACAAGAAGGGTGTCGAGCTCGCGCGCCGGGTCAAGGTCGAGGGCAAGAACTTCGACCTCGGCCATGGCGACGTCGTCATCGCCGCGATCACCTCCTGCACCAACACCTCCAACCCCTCGGTGCTGATGGCGGCGGGCCTGCTCGCCCGCAACGCGGTCGCCAAGGGCCTGAAGGTCAAGCCCTGGGTCAAGACCTCGCTCGCCCCCGGCTCGCAGGTCGTGGCGGAGTATCTCGCCAAGGCCGGCCTGCAGAAGGACCTCGACAAGCTCGGCTTCAACCTGGTCGGCTTCGGCTGCACCACCTGCATCGGCAATTCCGGGCCGCTGCCGACGGAGATCTCCAAGACCATCAACGAGCAGGGCCTGATCGCGGCCGCCGTCATCTCCGGCAACCGCAATTTCGAGGGCCGCGTCTCGCCCGACGTGCAGGCGAACTACCTCGCCTCGCCGCCGCTGGTCGTCGCCTACGCTCTGGCGGGCACGGTGCAGCTCGACCTGACCACCGAGCCGCTCGGCATGGACAAGACCGGCAAGCCGGTCTTCCTGAAGGACATCTGGCCGACCAACAAGGAAATCCAGGCCTTCATCGCCAAGAACGTCACCAAGGCGATCTTCAAGGCGAAATATGCCGACGTCTTCAAGGGCGACGCCAACTGGCAGAAGGTCAAGACGCCCCAGAGCCAGACCTATGCCTGGGAAGACGCCTCGACCTATGTGCAGAACCCGCCCTATTTCGAGGGCATCAGCAAGACGCCGAAGCCCGTCACCGAGATCATCGGCGCCCGCATCCTGGGCCTGTTCGGCGACAAGATCACCACCGACCACATCTCGCCGGCCGGTTCGATCAAGGCGGCTTCGCCCGCGGGCAAGTATCTGATGGAGCACGGCGTCGAAGTCGCCGACTTCAACCAGTACGGTACGCGGCGCGGCAACCATGAGGTGATGATGCGCGGCACCTTCGCCAATATCCGCATCCGCAACCACATGATGGGCCCCAACGGGCGCGAAGGTGGCTACACCATCCACTATCCCAGCAAGGAAGAGCTGCCGATCTATGACGCGGCGATGCGCTATCAGCAGGAGAAAGTGCCGCTGGTCGTCTTCGCCGGCGTCGAATACGGCAACGGCTCCTCGCGCGACTGGGCGGCGAAAGGCACCAACCTGCTCGGCGTCAAGGCCGTGATCGCCCAGAGCTTCGAGCGCATCCACCGCTCGAACCTGGTCGGCATGGGCGTGGTGCCGTTCACCCTAGCCGAGGGCACGAGCTGGGCTTCGCTCGATCTCAAGGGCGACGAGAGCGTGACCATCAAGGGCCTCGCCACCGTGAAGCCGCGCCAGATGCTGGAAGCCGAGATCACCTCGGCCGACGGCAAGGTCAAGAAGGTGCCGATCCTGTGCCGCATCGATACGCTGGACGAGATCGACTACTTCAAGAACGCCGGCATCCTGCAATATGTGCTGCGCGGTATCGCAGCCTGA